Sequence from the Nocardia brasiliensis genome:
CGGGTGGCTCGCCGAAAACCAGGACGGCGCAGCGGCATCCATCATCGCCGCCACGCGGAAGCTGGCAGATCGCCCGGACGCCGATACCGACGAGCTCGCGGCCGTGCTGCGCGGCTGGCTCGACTCCGACGTCAAGGCCGAGCCGCTCAAAGCCGCCCAGGGACTGATCTGCGCCGAGGGCTTCCGCGCGGGCGCGCTGCACGGTGAGTTCTTCGCCGACGTGCCCCCCGCGCTACGGGCCTGGCACGCCGCCGAGCTACGGCTGTATGTCTATTCGTCCGGATCCGTTCGCAACCAACAGGATTGGTTCACATTCGCGCGCGGCGGCGAGCTGGCGTCGCTGATCAGCGGCTTCTTCGACCTGACCACGGCGGGCGGCAAGCGCGAGGCCGCGTCGTACGAGAAGATCGCGAGCGCGATCGGCGTCGCGGCCGAGCACATCCTGTTCCTGTCCGATCATCCCGATGAGCTCGACGCCGCCGTGGCCGCGGGCTGGCAGGTGATCGGGCTGGCGCGCCCCGGCGAGCCCAATCCGCCGCGCCCGCCGCATCGCTGGGTGGACACCTTCGCCGATATCGAACCGAGCGACCGGTAGATAGCCGATCGATAACGCATTCATTTCCGTTGTCGCACTGCGCAAACAAATGGCGAATAATTCACTAGAAGCACAATTAGTTCATACCAGATAAAACTACACATATCGGGCGTTGTGACATAGCGCGAAACGCCGTCGACACGCCCGCATATGTAACGAGCGGAAATACTCAGCATTTCCACAGCATTGCCGAAAGGCCACCGAACGACGACCATCCGCCATGCGGACGAGGCCGTGAAACCGCTGCTAGACGGCGGTTTCCGCGCGAGATCCCGACGACCGCCCGCTACCGGCAGGCGGTCGTGCACGCCCGCCGTGGGGCGGCATTCGGAGAATGACTCTTGGCGACCCGCCGAAAACGTCCTTAGAGTGGGTAACGGCTACTGAATTTTCACTGGCGCAGGGAGGCGTAGTGGTTGACTCGCGCATTCGAAGTTCCGCATCGCCGGAGCAGGTTTCCGACGACGTCGGCGATATGCTTTTGCGGTTCGGGAAATACTTCCAGCGCGGCGAGATCTCCGCGGACCAGCGCACTCTGCACAAGCGCGGAGGTCGCGAGGCCGACAAGTTCTACCGGGAGCGGTGGTCGCATGACAAGGTGGTGCGGTCGACGCATGGGGTGAACTGCACGGGGTCGTGTTCGTGGAAGATCTACGTGAAAGATGGTGTGATCACGTGGGAGTCGCAGCAGACCGATTATCCCTCGGTCGGGTCGGACAAGCCGGAGTATGAGCCGCGTGGGTGTCCGCGTGGTGCGTCGTTCTCGTGGTACACGTATTCGCCTGCGCGGGTGCGTTATCCGTATGTGCGCGGGGTGTTGCTGGAGTTGTATCGGGAGGCGAAGGCTCGGCTGAAGGATCCGGTGCTGGCGTGGGGTGCGGTGGTCGAGGATCCGGTGCGGGCCGGGCGTTACAAGTCCGCTCGGGGTAAGGGTGGGTTCGTCCGTGCCGAGTGGTGGGAGGCGGCCGAGATCGCCGCTGCGGCGCATGTTTACACGATCAAGCGGTATGGTCCGGATCGGGTGGCGGGGTTCTCTCCGATTCCGGCGATGTCGATGGTCAGTCATGCGGTGGGTGCGCGGTTCATTTCGCTGCTGGGTGGTTCGATGCTGTCGTTTTATGACTGGTATGCGGATCTGCCGGTGGCGTCGCCGCAGGTGTTCGGTGATCAGACCGATGTGCCGGAGTCGGCGGATTGGTTCGATGCCGGGTATTTGATCATGTGGGGTTCGAATGTGCCGGTGACGCGGACGCCGGACGCGCATTACATGACCGAGGCGCGGTATCGGGGGCAGAAGGTGGTCGTGGTCTCGCCCGACTATGCCGACAACACCAAGTTCGCCGATGAGTGGGTGGCGGCGCGGCCGGGAACCGATGCGGCGCTTGCCATGTCGATGGGCCACGTGGTGCTGCGCGAATTCTTCGTCGACCGGGGGACGCCCCGCTTCCTCGACTACGTCAAGCGCTACACCGATCTGCCCTTCCTCGTCGAGTTGGACGAACAAGACGGGTGCCTCGTGCCCGGAAAGTTCGTGACCGCCGCCGATCTCGGCGAGCGTGGCGCAGGCAGCGAGTTCAAGACGGTGCTCCTCGACGCGGCGGCGCGTCCTGTCGTGCCCAACGGTTCGCTGGGCTATCGCTTCGGCCCGGAGGGGGCCGGCCGCTGGAACCTCGACCTCGGTGCGGTCGATCCGCTGCTGACGATGTACGACCACGCCGAGGACCACGCAACCGTGTCCCTTCCCCGCTTCGACACCGATGCTTCCGGCGTGCTGACCCGCGGGGTACCTACGAGAACCGTTGCGGGTAAACGCGTCACCACTGTGTTCGATCTGTTGCTTGCGCAGTACGGCGTCGGTCGTGACGGGCTGCCCGGGACGTGGCCGACCGGGTATGACGACGCGGCCGAGCCGTATACGCCCGCTTGGCAGGAGGCGATCACCGGTGTGCCCGCGGTGCAGGCCACCCGGATCGCCCGCGAGTTCGCCGACAACGCGATGCGTTCGGGTGGTCGCTCGATGATTTTGATGGGCGCTGGCACCAATCACTGGTTCCACTCCGATCAGATCTATCGCGCGTTCTTCACCCTGACCCT
This genomic interval carries:
- the mtnC gene encoding acireductone synthase, which gives rise to MITTIVVDIEGTTSPTSSVREDLYGYTRARLPGWLAENQDGAAASIIAATRKLADRPDADTDELAAVLRGWLDSDVKAEPLKAAQGLICAEGFRAGALHGEFFADVPPALRAWHAAELRLYVYSSGSVRNQQDWFTFARGGELASLISGFFDLTTAGGKREAASYEKIASAIGVAAEHILFLSDHPDELDAAVAAGWQVIGLARPGEPNPPRPPHRWVDTFADIEPSDR